A region of Spirochaetales bacterium DNA encodes the following proteins:
- the flgN gene encoding flagellar export chaperone FlgN: MDTNGHKKICQTYITILKDEIALFGGFTAQIEELKDVVKKRDWEELEETINRMNETGKAIGYIEEKRNTQFLELKRSLGLGEKVRLKELLKMCETDMGRKISDFSSALKYEVIRVQATAKSLGYYVHGVYDLIYHILEELYPYTKGKIYSREGKTKQADQIPVMINRKL, from the coding sequence ATGGATACGAACGGCCACAAAAAGATATGTCAGACCTATATCACGATCCTGAAAGACGAAATAGCGCTTTTCGGCGGATTTACCGCACAAATCGAGGAGTTGAAAGACGTGGTGAAAAAGCGTGATTGGGAAGAACTCGAAGAAACGATCAACCGGATGAACGAAACCGGGAAGGCGATCGGTTATATCGAGGAAAAACGAAACACGCAATTTCTGGAATTGAAAAGATCCCTCGGTCTTGGAGAAAAGGTCCGGCTCAAGGAATTACTCAAGATGTGTGAGACCGATATGGGAAGGAAAATCTCCGATTTTTCTTCGGCACTGAAATACGAGGTCATCAGGGTCCAGGCGACGGCAAAAAGCCTCGGCTATTATGTCCACGGTGTATACGACCTCATCTACCATATACTCGAGGAATTGTATCCCTATACAAAAGGGAAAATATATTCCCGGGAGGGAAAAACAAAGCAGGCGGACCAGATTCCCGTCATGATAAACAGGAAACTTTAG
- the flgK gene encoding flagellar hook-associated protein FlgK — MQSTFSGIEIGKRSLVTHTQGVSTVGHNISNADVEGYSRQRVEMNAFPPLYFPGLNREETPGQIGQGVMIQRIERIKDMILEKRIVDEANSLGYWESRDHFILMLEQVYNEPMELSVRGYLDEFWKAWQELSLHPAERSSREAVLKRGESLIDRIHDMYGRLRGIRDMLEDEVRGAVKQVNDILRGIAALNEEIVKVEAMGDNPNDLLDRRDLLVQELSTYADLSINTRDPDEYSVYIGGLHVVQGKQYEPLDLAPDPLNEGYSRVIWKGTDEDIFFRGGKLASLLELRDADVRLEIQKLDLMTMNFIDLVNEIHSRAYGLDGETGKNFFVEYPFIDNLKGNYDRDGDGTYDVSYVFRINGTNKLSPKEQIGLRGSLTLPGPIDDVVVDYYPTDTVEDLINRINLSGAEVVARLNMDGVLSLKAVPASMTGNPDFVLRHLEDSGQFLVGYAGMLPQPGEAGAFDWGAPDAVDVLRAGTESAVAPLAHPAAWIQVNPEIVRNPGTIATSFDLVEGDGGQGDGRAALAIARLRTEPVMIGQITTFDNYFADVVAEIGLKGEQAEKALQTESLIMKELNTIKESISGVNMDEELANMVKFQHGYAAAARFVSEVDKMIDLIINRMGV, encoded by the coding sequence ATGCAGTCGACTTTTTCCGGCATCGAGATCGGGAAGCGGAGTCTCGTCACTCATACACAGGGAGTTTCCACGGTCGGCCACAATATCAGCAATGCCGACGTGGAGGGATATTCCCGTCAGCGGGTGGAGATGAACGCCTTTCCACCCCTCTATTTTCCCGGGCTCAACAGGGAAGAAACACCGGGCCAAATCGGCCAGGGCGTCATGATACAGCGGATCGAGAGGATAAAAGATATGATTCTTGAAAAACGGATTGTCGATGAAGCAAACAGTCTCGGTTACTGGGAATCGAGGGACCATTTTATCCTCATGCTCGAGCAGGTGTATAACGAACCCATGGAACTCTCCGTTCGCGGTTACCTCGACGAGTTCTGGAAGGCGTGGCAGGAACTCTCGCTTCATCCTGCGGAAAGAAGTTCGCGAGAGGCCGTTCTCAAGCGGGGTGAAAGCCTCATCGACCGTATTCACGACATGTACGGCCGGCTCAGGGGAATACGCGACATGCTCGAGGACGAAGTACGCGGGGCCGTCAAACAGGTGAACGATATTCTGCGGGGTATCGCGGCATTGAACGAAGAAATCGTGAAAGTCGAGGCAATGGGGGACAACCCGAACGATCTCCTCGACAGACGGGACCTTTTGGTCCAGGAATTGTCCACATACGCCGATTTGTCGATCAATACGCGCGATCCCGACGAGTACAGCGTCTACATCGGCGGTCTCCATGTCGTTCAGGGAAAACAATACGAACCCCTCGATCTGGCGCCCGATCCGTTGAACGAGGGCTATTCCCGCGTCATCTGGAAGGGGACCGACGAAGACATTTTTTTCCGGGGCGGAAAGCTCGCGTCGCTTCTCGAACTCCGTGACGCCGATGTCAGGCTGGAAATACAGAAACTCGACCTCATGACCATGAACTTCATCGATTTGGTGAATGAAATCCATTCCAGGGCGTACGGTCTCGACGGGGAAACGGGGAAAAACTTTTTCGTCGAATATCCCTTTATCGATAACCTGAAGGGCAATTACGACCGGGACGGAGACGGGACCTATGATGTCTCCTATGTTTTCAGGATCAACGGCACGAACAAACTCTCGCCGAAAGAGCAGATAGGACTCCGCGGATCGCTCACCCTGCCAGGACCGATCGATGATGTCGTCGTCGATTACTATCCGACCGATACGGTTGAAGACCTCATCAACAGAATCAATCTGTCGGGGGCGGAGGTTGTCGCGAGACTCAATATGGACGGCGTTCTCTCGCTCAAGGCGGTACCCGCATCGATGACGGGTAATCCCGATTTCGTTCTCCGCCACCTCGAAGATTCGGGACAGTTTCTCGTCGGATACGCGGGGATGCTTCCCCAACCGGGAGAAGCGGGGGCCTTCGACTGGGGCGCGCCGGATGCCGTCGATGTCCTCAGGGCCGGGACCGAATCTGCGGTGGCGCCGCTCGCGCACCCCGCGGCGTGGATTCAGGTCAATCCCGAGATCGTCCGGAATCCCGGAACGATCGCGACGTCATTCGACCTTGTCGAAGGAGACGGGGGACAGGGCGACGGAAGGGCCGCCCTGGCCATCGCGCGGCTTCGTACGGAACCGGTCATGATCGGACAGATCACGACCTTCGACAATTACTTTGCCGACGTGGTCGCCGAGATCGGTCTCAAGGGGGAACAGGCCGAGAAGGCCCTTCAGACGGAGAGTCTGATCATGAAAGAACTCAACACGATCAAGGAGTCCATCTCCGGGGTGAATATGGATGAGGAACTCGCCAATATGGTCAAGTTCCAGCACGGGTACGCCGCGGCCGCCCGTTTCGTTTCGGAAGTGGACAAAATGATCGATCTTATCATCAACAGGATGGGGGTTTAA